In Megalobrama amblycephala isolate DHTTF-2021 linkage group LG10, ASM1881202v1, whole genome shotgun sequence, one DNA window encodes the following:
- the rdh12 gene encoding retinol dehydrogenase 12, whose product MMLMLGVIAAGLGVVAMILRLLSPQIRKYAAGGMCRSTARLDGKVALITGANSGIGKETALDLAFRGARVILACRDVEKGEEAATEIRTRVGGAKVEVRELDLADTCSIRAFAQRFLREVDHLHILVNNAGVMMCPYMKTADGFEMQIGVNHLGHFLLTYLLIGLLKRSAPSRIVVVSSLAHNFGWIRFHDLHSQGSYNSGLAYCQSKLANVLFTRELARRLHGSNVTVNSLHPGTVRSELVRHSTAMSLLFAVFSMFLKTPKEGAQTSVYCAVAEELQSISGKHFSDCAPAFVAPQGRSEETARKLWDVSCELLGIEWD is encoded by the exons GAAATATGCAGCAGGAGGAATGTGTCGATCCACAGCACGATTAGATGGAAAAGTTGCCTTGATCACAGGAGCAAACTCAGGAATTGGGAAGGAAACCGCTTTGGATTTGGCCTTTCGAG GTGCACGTGTGATTCTGGCATGTCGTGATGTGGAGAAAGGTGAAGAGGCGGCGACAGAGATCCGTACACGAGTGGGAGGAGCTAAAGTGGAGGTGAGGGAATTGGACCTGGCCGACACCTGCTCCATCCGAGCCTTTGCACAGAGATTCCTGCGAG AGGTAGATCACCTGCACATCCTTGTCAATAATGCGGGTGTCATGATGTGTCCTTATATGAAGACGGCTGATGGATTTGAGATGCAGATTGGTGTCAATCATCTGG GTCACTTCCTGCTGACATATCTCCTCATTGGTCTGCTGAAGCGTAGCGCACCATCACGAATCGTGGTTGTTTCTTCCCTGGCACATAATTTCGGTTGGATTCGATTCCACGACCTGCACAGTCAGGGTAGCTACAACAGCGGCCTTGCCTACTGCCAGAGCAAGTTGGCTAACGTGCTTTTCACACGCGAGCTAGCGCGCAGGCTCCACG GGTCAAATGTGACTGTGAATTCTCTGCACCCGGGGACGGTGAGGTCAGAGCTGGTGCGTCATTCTACAGCAATGTCGCTGCTGTTTGCGGTCTTCTCCATGTTCCTGAAGACCCCGAAGGAAGGAGCTCAAACTTCTGTCTATTGCGCCGTCGCTGAGGAGCTCCAGTCAATCTCAGGCAAACATTTCAG TGATTGTGCCCCTGCTTTTGTGGCCCCTCAGGGACGGAGCGAGGAGACGGCACGGAAACTGTGGGATGTAAGCTGTGAATTGTTAGGCATCGAGTGGGACtga